One Synechococcus sp. JA-2-3B'a(2-13) genomic window carries:
- a CDS encoding alpha-D-ribose 1-methylphosphonate 5-phosphate C-P-lyase PhnJ yields MKPKHSYAYLDLEAKREIRRKVLKALAIPGHQVPFASREMPLARGWGTGGLQLTLSLVGPQDVVKVIDQGADDSVNAANLRRFIAQVSGARTTTDTLEATLIQSRHRIPEERLQEGQILILQVPIPEPLRYVEPSDARARELHALGDYSLLWVDLFEEHLRHGQSRKGAAYPVLVHGRYGMDPSPLPRWDLPKLHLAAHITLFGAGREKRLYAVPPYTRVEPLAFVDRPFQPEPILGSCRRSGCRHVFLNAIPQEDGSLAYEISDQGYMEKLLAGKTSGPLFVEKEHG; encoded by the coding sequence TTGAAACCCAAGCATAGCTATGCCTACCTGGATCTGGAGGCCAAGCGAGAAATTCGGCGCAAGGTTCTCAAGGCCCTGGCCATACCGGGCCATCAAGTTCCCTTTGCTAGCCGGGAAATGCCGCTGGCTCGCGGCTGGGGCACAGGGGGATTGCAGCTTACGCTCAGCCTGGTGGGGCCGCAGGACGTGGTGAAGGTCATTGACCAGGGGGCCGATGACTCTGTCAATGCCGCCAACTTGCGCCGCTTCATTGCCCAGGTCAGCGGCGCTCGAACAACCACCGACACGCTGGAGGCCACCCTCATCCAAAGCCGCCACCGCATCCCCGAGGAGCGGCTCCAAGAAGGTCAAATCCTAATCCTGCAAGTTCCCATCCCTGAGCCTCTGCGCTATGTGGAGCCCTCTGACGCCAGGGCGCGGGAGCTACATGCTCTGGGCGACTATAGCCTGCTGTGGGTGGATCTTTTTGAGGAGCACCTACGCCACGGCCAGAGCCGCAAGGGAGCGGCCTACCCAGTTCTGGTCCATGGGCGCTATGGGATGGATCCCAGCCCTCTGCCCCGCTGGGATCTGCCCAAGCTGCATCTGGCAGCCCATATCACCCTCTTTGGGGCCGGGCGGGAGAAGCGGCTCTATGCCGTCCCTCCCTACACCCGGGTGGAGCCCTTGGCCTTTGTGGATCGGCCCTTCCAGCCGGAGCCCATTTTGGGATCCTGCCGTCGCAGCGGTTGCCGCCACGTCTTCCTCAACGCCATTCCCCAAGAAGATGGCAGCTTGGCCTATGAAATCTCCGACCAGGGCTATATGGAAAAGCTGCTGGCCGGGAAAACGAGCGGTCCTCTATTTGTGGAGAAAGAGCATGGCTGA
- a CDS encoding DUF4079 domain-containing protein, translated as MNLLSLALPDLSAASDGLAATLQPVAQFFAGLNLPQPIVQWGHPLMMGIVVVVMGSFVGLTGWRGRALRLAAASTAPEGSLPEAAQKPLLDHRKLAPWMATFIALGYTGGLLSLVMQGKPLLSSPHFWTGSLVLLLLAVNGALSLSGFGGNRAALRTTHAYVGSLILCVLFAHALLGLKLGLSL; from the coding sequence ATGAACCTGTTGAGCTTGGCCTTGCCGGATCTGTCGGCAGCTTCGGATGGGTTAGCCGCCACCTTGCAGCCCGTAGCCCAGTTTTTTGCCGGCCTTAACTTGCCCCAACCCATTGTGCAATGGGGTCACCCCTTGATGATGGGGATCGTGGTGGTGGTGATGGGCAGCTTTGTCGGCCTGACTGGGTGGCGAGGACGGGCCTTGCGTCTGGCAGCCGCCTCCACAGCGCCAGAGGGATCCCTGCCGGAAGCGGCCCAGAAGCCTCTGCTTGACCACCGCAAATTGGCCCCCTGGATGGCCACCTTCATTGCCTTGGGCTACACTGGCGGCCTTCTTTCTCTGGTGATGCAAGGGAAGCCCCTGTTGAGCAGCCCCCATTTTTGGACGGGATCCCTGGTGTTGCTGTTGTTGGCGGTGAATGGAGCTTTGTCCCTCAGCGGCTTTGGGGGCAACCGCGCTGCTTTGCGCACCACCCATGCCTATGTGGGCAGCCTCATTCTATGTGTACTGTTTGCCCATGCCCTGCTTGGGCTCAAGCTGGGTTTGTCGTTGTGA
- a CDS encoding ATP-binding cassette domain-containing protein, giving the protein MLQVVNLEKRFFLHRLGREVLAFQQVSFSLQAGEFLLLEGPNGSGKSSLLRTLYRSYWPTAGQALLQTPLGTVDLARLGDREVLAIRRERIGYVSQFLDPRPRTTALELVAEPLLWQGVAENQARHRAAELLLELGLKPELLETFPTSFSGGEKQKVNLARSLIHPYPLLLLDEPTASLDTAAKLALRERLRALKQQGTAIIGVFHSLDDVSGLVDKTYSLEVRANVASRA; this is encoded by the coding sequence GTGTTGCAGGTCGTTAACTTAGAAAAGCGGTTCTTTCTTCACCGACTGGGGCGAGAGGTTCTGGCCTTCCAGCAGGTGAGCTTTTCCCTGCAAGCCGGAGAGTTTTTGCTGCTGGAGGGCCCCAACGGCTCTGGCAAGTCTTCTCTACTGCGAACCCTCTACCGCAGCTATTGGCCTACGGCAGGACAAGCCCTCCTGCAGACCCCTCTGGGAACGGTGGATCTGGCCCGCTTAGGGGATCGCGAGGTGTTAGCAATCCGCCGCGAGCGCATCGGCTACGTCAGCCAGTTTCTGGATCCCAGGCCCCGCACCACGGCCTTGGAGCTGGTTGCGGAGCCCTTGCTGTGGCAGGGAGTAGCGGAAAACCAAGCGCGACATCGAGCAGCAGAGCTGCTCCTGGAGCTGGGTCTGAAGCCAGAGTTGCTGGAGACTTTTCCAACCAGCTTCTCGGGGGGCGAGAAACAGAAAGTCAACTTGGCTCGCTCTCTCATCCACCCCTATCCGCTGCTGCTTCTGGACGAGCCCACCGCCAGCTTGGATACTGCAGCCAAGTTGGCCTTGCGAGAACGCCTACGAGCCTTGAAGCAGCAGGGAACAGCTATCATTGGCGTTTTTCACTCCTTAGACGATGTGTCGGGTTTGGTTGACAAAACCTATTCCCTGGAGGTGAGGGCAAATGTGGCTAGCAGGGCCTAA
- the phnE gene encoding phosphonate ABC transporter, permease protein PhnE, producing MLLRNLSANSRRLPPLPAELKRRELITVVLYGGVFLALLLTAEPAGISPGKLLAGLGRSAAFLARFFPPSFYFLPNFLYSLLQTLMMALWGTFLATFLTVPLAFLGSRNVMRSPAVYLLVRGLMDVLRGLNELVLALVFVAAIGLGPLPGILALTLHTAGVAGKLLSEAIETVDMKQVEAVEATGSHPLLVIAYGFWPQVAPAFYSSTLYLFEVNVRSATVLGLVGAGGIGFDLMQTIRAFRFQDAATVVLLILLAVFTIDKVSARIRQTLI from the coding sequence ATGCTCTTAAGAAACCTGAGTGCCAACTCTAGGAGACTTCCCCCCCTGCCAGCAGAGCTTAAGCGCAGGGAGCTGATCACGGTTGTGCTGTATGGGGGGGTTTTTCTCGCTCTCTTGCTGACGGCGGAGCCTGCCGGGATCTCGCCAGGAAAGTTGTTAGCTGGCTTGGGGAGGAGTGCGGCCTTCTTGGCTCGCTTCTTTCCTCCCAGCTTTTACTTCTTGCCCAACTTCCTTTACTCCCTGTTGCAAACCCTGATGATGGCCCTCTGGGGCACCTTCCTGGCCACTTTTCTCACGGTTCCCTTGGCCTTCCTGGGATCCAGAAATGTCATGCGTTCCCCTGCGGTTTACCTGCTTGTGCGCGGGCTCATGGATGTCCTCAGGGGGCTCAATGAACTGGTCTTGGCATTGGTTTTTGTGGCCGCAATTGGCCTAGGACCCTTGCCAGGGATCCTAGCTTTGACCCTGCACACGGCGGGTGTGGCAGGCAAGCTCCTCTCGGAGGCCATCGAGACAGTAGATATGAAGCAGGTGGAGGCGGTAGAGGCTACAGGTTCCCACCCTCTCCTGGTTATCGCCTATGGCTTCTGGCCACAAGTGGCTCCTGCCTTTTACTCCAGTACTCTCTACCTTTTTGAGGTTAACGTGCGCTCGGCAACGGTCTTGGGCTTGGTGGGGGCAGGGGGCATTGGGTTTGATTTGATGCAGACCATACGAGCCTTTCGCTTTCAAGATGCGGCCACGGTCGTTCTGCTGATTCTGCTAGCTGTATTTACAATTGACAAAGTTTCGGCGCGGATCCGCCAGACCCTGATTTAG
- a CDS encoding polysaccharide deacetylase family protein, with product MTSRRQPTRLGGSMPQGHAGFGSARGSQPYSSPTSRQSFPHPPRRSPAKSRLRSFHFFSLLVILLGFGTGALVAWATAHPDWVSRLPGLSPPLAEIPAPRAHAKAAQQRLPISLETQLERDPFALDPLASLSYVPAIMYHDVVAGRKQVWFDTTAAELRQHFEAIKQAGLTPIHIDQLYKHLRDGDPLPEKAILLTFDDAYLGLYENAYPLLKEYNYPATYFVQTGFVGVPTSKDHFTWDQMREMDASGLIDFAAHTVNHPPDLRVLDDARLRREVFDCKAKLEQELGHPIHYFAYPEGNRDERVKQYLADAGYRMSFTMDPGFTGQSPNLLEVRRFNQFRITEAIIGARTFSLNRSPDYRLDVTQPLALTDEVINQVRVLTLRGGRAATVHAERRYEVSTLAQRYQADAGINGSFFSIPWINSASNVMVGPAMAANHKTFIPGRPEDDQAIRGRPLVLLGRDRLRFVPFDPDTMTHLENIRQLMPDVTDLFVAGLWLVKDGHALSPAEINSFRLASAAEFRPRAFFGVDDQERVVIGVTKTHVNAAILASLLPKTGIREAVLLDSGFSTSLVYQGEILATGHAGPNQPSRPVPHAILLYDLTRLWREDPHPEAKAGSEGDQLEGLVQLLPASDQDAAKAQLESVLASQRTLRRGDRGAAVVAVQLGLSHLATQQGRLDLLPSGPDGVYGQELAQAMAELVLAAPERSEMGSPLPATPTPLVAGTATARQGVDIIDAQLLRRLLERVNLASPSVLVDTRLERPALSLERKPTRKLLPRVAFGQD from the coding sequence ATGACATCTCGACGACAGCCGACGCGCTTGGGAGGGTCGATGCCCCAAGGCCATGCAGGCTTTGGGTCAGCAAGGGGATCCCAGCCATACTCCTCACCCACTTCACGACAGAGCTTTCCCCATCCCCCTCGACGTTCGCCGGCAAAGTCTCGCCTTAGGTCGTTCCACTTTTTCAGCTTGCTGGTGATCCTGCTGGGGTTTGGGACTGGAGCCCTGGTAGCCTGGGCAACTGCTCATCCCGATTGGGTCAGCCGCCTGCCGGGGCTCTCGCCACCTCTAGCGGAGATCCCTGCCCCCCGCGCCCACGCTAAAGCGGCTCAACAGCGCTTGCCCATCTCCTTAGAGACCCAACTGGAACGGGATCCCTTTGCTTTGGATCCCTTGGCCAGCCTTTCTTATGTGCCCGCCATCATGTATCACGATGTGGTGGCTGGCCGCAAGCAGGTCTGGTTCGACACTACGGCGGCGGAGCTGCGGCAACACTTTGAGGCCATTAAGCAGGCGGGGTTGACCCCCATCCACATCGACCAACTGTACAAACACCTGCGGGACGGGGATCCCTTGCCCGAAAAAGCCATTTTGCTCACTTTTGACGACGCCTACCTGGGCCTGTACGAGAACGCCTACCCCCTTTTGAAGGAGTACAACTACCCCGCCACCTACTTTGTGCAAACCGGCTTTGTCGGCGTGCCCACCAGCAAGGATCACTTCACCTGGGATCAGATGCGGGAGATGGATGCCAGCGGGCTGATCGACTTTGCCGCCCATACCGTCAACCATCCTCCTGACCTGCGGGTGCTAGACGATGCCCGTCTGCGGCGAGAGGTGTTTGACTGCAAGGCCAAGTTGGAGCAGGAGCTGGGCCACCCCATCCACTACTTTGCCTATCCCGAAGGCAACCGGGACGAGCGGGTGAAGCAATACCTGGCCGATGCCGGTTACCGGATGTCTTTTACGATGGATCCCGGTTTTACAGGACAATCGCCCAACTTGCTGGAGGTGCGACGCTTTAACCAGTTTCGCATCACCGAGGCCATCATTGGCGCCCGCACCTTTAGCCTCAACCGCAGCCCCGACTACCGGCTGGATGTGACCCAACCGTTGGCCTTGACCGACGAAGTGATCAACCAGGTGCGTGTTCTCACCCTTCGCGGCGGGCGGGCGGCTACGGTGCATGCGGAGCGGCGCTACGAGGTCAGCACCCTGGCCCAGCGCTACCAGGCCGATGCCGGCATCAATGGCAGCTTTTTCTCCATCCCTTGGATCAACTCTGCCAGCAATGTCATGGTGGGGCCGGCGATGGCTGCCAACCACAAGACCTTCATCCCCGGTCGTCCCGAAGATGACCAGGCAATCCGCGGCCGGCCGCTGGTGCTGCTGGGCAGGGATCGCCTCCGCTTTGTGCCCTTTGATCCCGACACCATGACCCACTTGGAGAACATCCGCCAGTTGATGCCGGATGTCACGGATCTGTTTGTGGCCGGTCTGTGGCTGGTTAAGGATGGCCATGCCCTCTCTCCGGCGGAGATCAACTCGTTCCGCCTTGCCAGCGCTGCTGAGTTTCGCCCCAGAGCTTTCTTTGGGGTAGATGACCAGGAGCGGGTGGTGATCGGAGTTACCAAAACCCACGTCAACGCCGCCATCCTGGCCAGTCTGCTGCCCAAAACCGGGATCCGGGAAGCCGTGCTGCTGGACTCTGGCTTTAGCACCTCCCTGGTCTACCAAGGGGAGATCCTCGCCACCGGCCATGCCGGTCCCAACCAGCCCAGCCGTCCTGTGCCCCATGCCATCTTGCTCTACGACCTGACTCGCCTTTGGCGGGAGGATCCCCATCCCGAGGCCAAGGCTGGCTCTGAGGGAGATCAGCTGGAAGGGCTAGTGCAACTTTTGCCAGCTAGCGACCAAGATGCAGCCAAAGCCCAGCTAGAGAGCGTCTTGGCCAGCCAACGCACTTTGAGGCGGGGGGATCGGGGGGCGGCGGTGGTGGCGGTGCAACTGGGGTTGAGCCACCTGGCCACTCAGCAGGGACGGCTGGATCTACTCCCTTCGGGCCCTGATGGGGTGTATGGTCAAGAGCTGGCCCAGGCAATGGCGGAATTGGTGCTGGCTGCACCTGAGCGCAGTGAGATGGGATCCCCCCTTCCAGCCACCCCTACCCCCCTGGTGGCCGGAACGGCGACAGCCCGCCAAGGGGTGGACATCATCGATGCTCAACTGCTGCGGCGTCTGCTGGAGCGCGTTAACTTGGCCTCTCCCTCGGTACTGGTGGATACGCGCTTGGAACGGCCTGCCCTGTCCCTGGAGCGCAAGCCAACCCGGAAACTGCTGCCCAGGGTTGCCTTCGGGCAGGACTAA
- the phnH gene encoding phosphonate C-P lyase system protein PhnH codes for MSLGMSKAYGPTPGLAEKQSQQVFRALVRALSYPGRLESFPARSLRQAFRLIGLTLVDGNVGVWAPSWLLSDLRGQDPRPVALEAADFVFAEQLESLPAGPDSLLALKRGTHLEPEAGATLILGAPLGRGSPVLLRGPGIAGEIQLAVGLPSLFWQLRSQILAYPLGVDILLTDGPQVVGLPRSVEVGGWAMS; via the coding sequence GTGAGCCTGGGGATGTCCAAAGCCTACGGCCCCACACCGGGACTGGCAGAAAAGCAAAGCCAGCAGGTCTTCCGGGCGTTGGTTAGGGCGTTGAGCTACCCTGGCCGTCTGGAGAGCTTTCCCGCTCGCTCCCTTCGCCAAGCCTTTCGCCTCATTGGGCTGACGCTGGTGGATGGCAATGTAGGGGTTTGGGCGCCAAGCTGGCTGCTGTCGGATTTGCGTGGGCAGGATCCCCGGCCTGTGGCTTTGGAGGCTGCTGACTTTGTCTTTGCCGAGCAGCTGGAGAGTTTGCCCGCTGGCCCAGACAGCCTTTTGGCTCTCAAAAGAGGCACCCACCTTGAGCCTGAAGCGGGAGCGACCCTTATCCTGGGGGCCCCCTTGGGCCGGGGATCCCCTGTGTTGCTCAGAGGGCCCGGCATAGCTGGGGAGATCCAGTTGGCTGTAGGCTTGCCCTCTCTGTTTTGGCAGCTGCGCTCCCAGATCCTGGCCTACCCGCTGGGAGTGGACATCCTGTTAACTGACGGCCCCCAAGTGGTAGGCTTACCCCGAAGCGTGGAGGTGGGTGGATGGGCTATGTCGTAG
- a CDS encoding alpha-D-ribose 1-methylphosphonate 5-triphosphate diphosphatase: protein MWLAGPKLVLPDGVLPVGSLRLEEERIAEIRQGQVGEGIPLRGLTLVPGVVDLHTDSLEPELEPRPGVQLAVDMALGIWENRALAAGITTAFVTLSFWEGLPGWRSPETALAMAEQLVALRSQLALDLRIHARYELSRPLGAAAVRQALSQGWVDLLSFMDHTPGQGQFRTPEDYIRYMARHLARPSEEVAASLAAKAGEETLQSFAQLAQQAQALGVPLASHDDDCPAKVQLMAKMGLKISEFPVTLAAALEARKLGLLVVMGAPNALRGSSHVGNLSASEALQVGALGALATDYSPASALRAAFALAEKQLLDLPQAIALVTHNPAQAVGLQDRGALRPGLRADLVVLREKPFQVMGVFVAGRPVFLRDSLCWRGVF, encoded by the coding sequence ATGTGGCTAGCAGGGCCTAAGCTAGTTCTCCCCGATGGTGTCCTCCCGGTGGGATCCCTGCGGCTGGAGGAGGAGCGGATTGCCGAGATTCGGCAGGGGCAAGTGGGGGAAGGGATCCCTTTGCGAGGACTTACCCTGGTGCCCGGCGTAGTCGACCTCCATACCGATAGCCTGGAGCCCGAGCTGGAGCCGCGCCCAGGGGTACAGCTGGCGGTGGACATGGCCTTGGGGATTTGGGAAAACCGAGCTTTGGCGGCGGGGATTACCACTGCCTTTGTAACTCTGTCCTTTTGGGAAGGCCTGCCTGGCTGGCGCAGCCCAGAAACGGCCTTGGCTATGGCAGAGCAGTTGGTGGCGCTGCGTTCCCAGCTGGCTCTGGACTTGAGGATCCACGCTCGCTATGAACTCTCGCGCCCCTTGGGAGCAGCAGCTGTTCGCCAAGCTCTCAGCCAAGGCTGGGTGGATCTCCTTTCCTTCATGGACCACACCCCCGGCCAAGGCCAATTCCGGACGCCGGAGGACTACATCCGCTACATGGCTCGCCATCTGGCCCGGCCTTCCGAGGAGGTTGCCGCTAGTTTGGCGGCCAAGGCGGGGGAGGAGACCTTGCAGAGCTTTGCCCAATTGGCTCAGCAAGCGCAAGCTTTGGGGGTACCTTTGGCTTCCCACGACGACGACTGCCCCGCCAAGGTTCAGTTAATGGCCAAGATGGGCCTGAAAATTAGCGAGTTTCCGGTTACCCTAGCAGCAGCTTTGGAAGCGCGGAAACTGGGCCTGCTGGTGGTCATGGGGGCTCCCAATGCCCTGAGGGGATCCTCCCATGTCGGCAATCTCTCCGCTTCGGAGGCTCTACAAGTAGGAGCCCTAGGCGCCTTGGCCACTGACTACTCCCCCGCTTCAGCCTTGAGGGCTGCCTTTGCCTTGGCGGAGAAGCAGCTGCTGGATCTGCCCCAAGCCATAGCTTTGGTCACTCACAACCCTGCCCAGGCGGTTGGTCTGCAGGATCGGGGAGCCCTTCGCCCAGGCCTAAGAGCCGATCTAGTGGTGCTGCGGGAGAAACCCTTCCAGGTTATGGGTGTATTCGTTGCCGGCAGGCCCGTCTTTCTCAGAGATAGCCTCTGTTGGAGGGGGGTCTTCTAG
- a CDS encoding carbon-phosphorus lyase complex subunit PhnI has translation MGYVVARGSQEAILNAEALFRELLSAAEAKSRRGRTKQLAGLPYLLDHVMAEAGLWAPELAATALVQTGGDLYEALLLLRAHRTTLPRLGKAQLQKKEDLLLVRRLSSAFKSIPGGQVLGPTLDYSLRLLGFSESPPLEPAAVAAAQHYPSVRSWLREQGLLEEDPTAEQQASSPAPGEEIPDLTRQPLLFPAPRAHRLQALARGDTGGLLALAYSAMRAYNVHTHPTVAELGVGYLEVRAFHPVRGGSFRLGRIRLVFTEVVGHGEKGYRLGFAASLGWNEGRAIAGAMLDLEMDRPSHPARSEEFVLVHTDPVEASGFALHYKLPHYVTFLSNWMSHFQKEASLETQA, from the coding sequence ATGGGCTATGTCGTAGCGCGGGGCAGCCAAGAGGCCATTCTCAATGCCGAGGCCCTTTTTCGCGAGCTGTTGTCAGCGGCAGAAGCCAAAAGCAGGCGAGGCCGGACAAAGCAGCTGGCTGGGCTGCCCTATCTCCTGGATCATGTGATGGCAGAGGCGGGGCTGTGGGCTCCGGAGCTGGCGGCCACTGCCCTTGTGCAGACAGGGGGGGACCTCTACGAGGCCCTGCTGCTTCTGAGAGCACACCGGACTACTCTCCCTCGCCTAGGGAAAGCCCAGCTGCAGAAAAAGGAAGATCTCCTGCTGGTGCGTCGGCTTTCCTCGGCTTTCAAGAGCATTCCCGGCGGCCAGGTCTTGGGGCCCACCCTAGACTACAGCCTGCGTCTTTTGGGCTTTTCTGAAAGCCCCCCGCTAGAGCCGGCGGCCGTGGCTGCTGCCCAGCACTATCCTTCTGTGCGCAGCTGGCTGAGGGAGCAAGGTCTGCTGGAAGAAGATCCCACGGCAGAGCAGCAAGCCAGTAGCCCTGCTCCAGGGGAAGAGATTCCCGACTTGACGCGGCAGCCACTGCTGTTTCCAGCGCCGCGGGCCCACCGCCTGCAAGCTTTGGCCAGGGGAGATACGGGGGGACTTCTGGCTCTGGCCTACAGCGCCATGCGCGCCTACAACGTCCACACCCACCCAACGGTTGCCGAGTTGGGCGTGGGCTATCTCGAGGTACGCGCCTTTCATCCTGTGCGGGGGGGAAGCTTTCGCCTGGGGCGGATCCGCCTGGTCTTTACTGAGGTGGTGGGACACGGAGAAAAAGGATACCGCTTGGGCTTTGCCGCTAGCCTGGGTTGGAACGAGGGGCGGGCCATCGCTGGCGCCATGCTGGATTTGGAAATGGATCGCCCCAGCCATCCGGCTCGCAGCGAGGAGTTTGTCCTGGTGCATACGGATCCCGTGGAGGCCTCCGGCTTTGCCCTCCACTACAAGCTACCCCACTACGTAACCTTTCTCAGCAACTGGATGAGCCACTTCCAAAAGGAGGCCTCCCTTGAAACCCAAGCATAG
- the phnG gene encoding phosphonate C-P lyase system protein PhnG, with the protein MQPLEMLELLQEAPEKEVLALAREVRPALGSSQKLREGAGLLALPFEDSRTGTPFYVGEVLVYEVWLRFPKKGVEGYGMVLGEKPRLARALAYLDAALQAGIAVEKIQALALAAQKDLQEEDERLWRKVAATRLEVETL; encoded by the coding sequence ATGCAGCCCCTAGAGATGCTAGAGCTGTTGCAGGAGGCCCCCGAGAAGGAGGTGCTGGCTTTGGCGCGGGAGGTCAGGCCTGCTCTGGGATCCAGCCAAAAGCTCAGGGAAGGGGCAGGGCTGCTGGCGCTCCCCTTTGAGGACTCCCGCACGGGGACGCCCTTCTACGTGGGAGAAGTGCTGGTCTACGAGGTCTGGCTGCGCTTTCCAAAAAAGGGAGTAGAAGGATACGGGATGGTGCTGGGGGAAAAGCCGCGTCTGGCGCGCGCCCTGGCCTACCTAGACGCCGCTCTGCAGGCGGGAATTGCTGTGGAGAAGATCCAGGCTTTGGCGCTAGCGGCTCAGAAGGATCTTCAAGAAGAAGACGAGCGCCTCTGGCGCAAGGTAGCTGCAACTCGCCTGGAGGTGGAGACTCTGTGA
- a CDS encoding ATP-binding cassette domain-containing protein produces MAEETPLLELVKVCKAYGDRWALKNVSLKLYPQEVLGVVGASGSGKTTLLKILYLQETAQGEYRLNVPGWEGRNLLLLSRYEQPAARHYLAMVYQDAAQALRMGFAALTNVAEPLVLRGERRFGVLEAEAQEALERADFPLERAGDPPASLSGGERQRVQIAKALVQKPLAVLLDEPTTGLDLLVQATFLDTLRRLKRQLGMSLILVSHDLSVVRAVADRIVVLYQGEVVEEGLADQVLEDPRHPFTQDLVAARL; encoded by the coding sequence ATGGCTGAGGAGACCCCCCTTCTGGAGCTGGTCAAGGTTTGCAAAGCCTACGGGGATCGCTGGGCGCTTAAGAACGTCAGCCTCAAGCTCTATCCCCAAGAGGTGCTGGGGGTGGTGGGAGCTTCCGGCAGTGGCAAGACTACTCTTCTGAAGATCCTTTACCTTCAGGAGACAGCCCAGGGGGAGTATCGGCTAAACGTGCCGGGTTGGGAGGGACGTAACCTGCTGTTGCTCTCTCGCTACGAGCAGCCTGCAGCGCGGCACTACCTGGCCATGGTCTATCAGGATGCCGCCCAGGCCCTGCGCATGGGCTTTGCGGCCCTGACTAATGTTGCGGAGCCCCTTGTCCTTAGAGGAGAACGGCGGTTTGGAGTGCTGGAAGCGGAGGCGCAGGAGGCTTTGGAGCGAGCCGATTTTCCTTTAGAGCGAGCCGGGGATCCCCCAGCTTCTCTTTCGGGAGGAGAGCGCCAGCGGGTACAGATTGCCAAAGCTTTAGTCCAAAAGCCTCTGGCTGTTCTTTTGGACGAGCCCACCACCGGTTTGGATTTGCTGGTGCAGGCCACCTTTCTGGATACTCTGCGCCGCCTCAAGCGGCAGTTGGGGATGAGCCTCATCCTAGTAAGCCACGATCTCTCGGTCGTGAGGGCTGTGGCGGATCGAATTGTGGTGTTGTACCAGGGGGAGGTAGTGGAGGAGGGATTGGCCGACCAAGTGCTGGAGGATCCTCGCCACCCCTTTACCCAGGATCTGGTTGCCGCAAGACTTTAG
- a CDS encoding phycobilisome linker polypeptide — MAKLLLGDQAFEVELLTDVPTNWPGIKVMSKGAKLDIPAGTVVKVEAEDDHIAGSYKVVYRLAPAYPRSWRLLLERESVATAPQVASAPEPEVAQASSSEGGLPNSDKIFAIKVSGLVGGGVRRSVVEYKVPFSRLSQEVKRITQMGGKIVSIAESNLLSTLE, encoded by the coding sequence ATGGCCAAGTTGTTGTTGGGGGATCAAGCCTTTGAGGTCGAGCTGCTGACGGATGTGCCCACCAATTGGCCGGGAATTAAAGTCATGTCTAAGGGGGCCAAGCTGGACATTCCAGCGGGAACTGTGGTGAAGGTGGAGGCCGAGGATGACCACATAGCCGGCTCCTATAAGGTGGTCTATCGTTTGGCGCCTGCCTATCCCCGCAGCTGGCGGCTACTCCTGGAGCGGGAGAGCGTCGCCACGGCGCCTCAGGTGGCATCGGCTCCAGAACCAGAGGTTGCTCAGGCCAGCAGCTCAGAAGGAGGGCTGCCCAATAGCGATAAAATCTTCGCCATCAAGGTATCCGGCCTCGTGGGAGGAGGTGTGCGCAGAAGTGTTGTCGAGTACAAAGTGCCCTTCAGCCGCCTTTCCCAAGAAGTGAAACGGATCACCCAAATGGGAGGCAAGATCGTCAGCATTGCCGAGTCCAATCTGCTAAGCACCCTTGAGTAG